In the Prochlorococcus sp. MIT 1307 genome, one interval contains:
- the petD gene encoding cytochrome b6-f complex subunit IV, translating into MSTLKKPNLVDPKLRAKLAKGMGHNYYGEPAWPNDLLYIFPVVILGTVACVVGLAVLDPAILGEPANPFATPLEILPEWYLYPVFQILRVVPNKLLGIALQTLIPLGLMLIPFIENVNKFYNPFRRPVATSFFLFGTLITIYLGIGACLPIDKSLTLGLF; encoded by the coding sequence ATGTCAACACTAAAAAAACCCAATCTTGTTGACCCTAAATTGAGGGCCAAGCTTGCAAAGGGAATGGGGCACAATTATTACGGTGAGCCTGCCTGGCCAAATGATCTACTTTATATATTCCCTGTGGTCATTTTGGGCACTGTTGCATGTGTTGTAGGTCTTGCAGTTTTAGATCCAGCAATTCTCGGTGAGCCAGCGAATCCCTTTGCAACTCCATTAGAAATTCTTCCAGAGTGGTATCTATATCCAGTTTTTCAAATTCTTAGAGTTGTGCCAAATAAACTTCTTGGAATTGCCTTGCAGACACTTATACCTTTGGGCTTAATGCTTATTCCATTTATAGAAAATGTTAACAAGTTCTATAACCCATTTAGACGGCCAGTTGCAACTAGCTTCTTCTTGTTTGGCACTTTAATTACTATCTACCTTGGCATTGGTGCCTGCTTGCCCATAGATAAATCCTTGACTTTAGGCCTTTTTTAA
- the minD gene encoding septum site-determining protein MinD: MAPNTRIILICSGKGGVGKTTLTANLGIALAKQGVKTAVLDADFGLRNLDLLLGLENRIIYTAQEVLEESCRLDQALVKHKQEPNLALLPAGNPRMLDWLKPDDMQRIVSLLSEQFEYVLIDCPAGVEDGFKNAVSASKEAIVVTNPEVSAVRDADRVIGLLNTHGVSPVQLVLNRVRPKMIASQEMLSVEDVTDILALPLLGIVLEDEQVIVSTNRGEPLTLSGSNSPAARCYSNIARRLQGEDVPLIDPSQEGSGIRNKFRRLMQTKIF; encoded by the coding sequence GTGGCGCCAAATACACGCATCATTCTTATCTGCTCTGGCAAAGGAGGCGTCGGGAAGACAACTCTGACGGCAAATTTGGGGATCGCCCTTGCTAAACAAGGTGTTAAAACAGCGGTTTTGGATGCCGACTTTGGTTTAAGGAACCTCGATTTACTCCTGGGTCTGGAAAATCGCATTATCTATACGGCACAAGAAGTTCTTGAAGAAAGTTGTCGCCTAGATCAAGCACTTGTTAAACACAAACAAGAACCAAATCTTGCGCTTTTACCAGCAGGCAACCCTCGTATGCTTGATTGGCTGAAGCCTGATGATATGCAGCGAATAGTTTCCTTATTGAGTGAGCAGTTTGAATATGTGTTGATTGATTGTCCAGCTGGGGTTGAAGACGGTTTCAAAAATGCTGTTTCTGCCTCTAAAGAAGCAATAGTAGTTACTAATCCTGAGGTTTCTGCTGTTAGGGATGCTGACCGAGTTATTGGCCTTCTCAATACTCATGGGGTAAGTCCAGTTCAATTGGTTCTAAATAGAGTTCGTCCAAAAATGATTGCCAGCCAAGAGATGCTTTCAGTGGAAGATGTGACAGACATTCTTGCGTTGCCATTACTTGGGATAGTTCTGGAAGATGAGCAAGTAATTGTTAGTACTAATAGAGGTGAGCCTTTAACTCTCAGCGGAAGCAATTCTCCTGCAGCTCGCTGCTACTCGAACATTGCTCGTCGCTTGCAAGGTGAAGATGTGCCCTTAATCGACCCATCTCAAGAAGGCTCAGGAATTCGTAACAAGTTCAGGCGTTTGATGCAAACCAAGATTTTCTGA
- the minE gene encoding cell division topological specificity factor MinE, with protein MTLRDILNKLLRRQEASANTARERLQLVLAHDRTDLSPDLLDQMRREILEVVAKYVEIDIEDGAVSLETEDRMTALVANLPIKRDSSGAIKTKDLANSLEEETSEQS; from the coding sequence ATGACACTGCGAGACATCCTCAACAAATTACTAAGACGTCAAGAAGCAAGTGCTAACACAGCACGAGAACGTCTTCAATTAGTTCTTGCCCACGATCGCACTGATCTCAGTCCAGATCTGTTAGATCAAATGAGGCGAGAAATTCTTGAAGTTGTCGCCAAATACGTGGAGATCGACATAGAAGATGGAGCTGTAAGTTTGGAGACTGAAGACAGGATGACTGCCCTTGTCGCTAACTTACCTATAAAACGAGACTCCTCAGGGGCAATTAAAACCAAAGACTTAGCTAATAGCTTAGAGGAAGAGACATCAGAACAGAGCTGA
- the ctpZ gene encoding carboxyl-terminal processing protease CtpZ has protein sequence MQPSFKSWSKALWRLFTALCIVTCCAFLNAPITFALNDGQQIVLESWTLVNQGYLDPKKFDKIQWRRLREKALESPITTSEEAYSAIEKMLIPLGDPYTRLLRPKDYNAMKESNLGSEINGVGLQLGARSEDGQIVVIAPLEGSPAADAGVVSGTLLLKVNGESPQNLGLEATAARLRGEIGSQVIVEVKAPQGESEELTLERRSVDLRPVRTRRLRDKSHTIGYLRITQFSESVPSQVKEALQELAEKEVEGLVLDLRNNSGGLVSSGLAVADAFLSNKPIVETKNREGISDAIPAGIDTLYDGPMVTIVNGGTASASEILAGALQDNDRSQLIGSNTFGKGLIQSLSTLSDGSGLAVTVASYLTPNGIDIQNQGLKPDRLLDMPEPINPGSDEDRWIQDAELLMSAILERQIIEKSSTHPIKSDSTETTLGLENQIPMPN, from the coding sequence ATGCAGCCATCTTTTAAATCCTGGTCAAAAGCTCTTTGGCGCCTTTTTACGGCGTTATGCATAGTTACCTGCTGTGCGTTTCTTAATGCACCAATCACATTTGCCCTAAACGATGGTCAGCAAATCGTTTTAGAAAGTTGGACGCTAGTTAATCAGGGCTATTTAGACCCCAAAAAATTCGACAAAATTCAATGGAGACGTCTAAGGGAAAAAGCACTCGAAAGCCCTATTACAACAAGTGAAGAGGCTTATTCTGCTATCGAGAAAATGCTTATTCCTTTAGGAGATCCTTACACAAGGCTATTGAGGCCTAAGGATTACAACGCAATGAAAGAAAGCAATCTTGGAAGCGAAATTAATGGGGTCGGTCTTCAATTAGGAGCCAGAAGCGAAGATGGGCAAATTGTTGTTATTGCTCCTTTAGAAGGGTCTCCAGCAGCTGATGCAGGTGTGGTAAGCGGAACATTATTACTAAAAGTGAACGGAGAATCTCCTCAAAACCTTGGCTTAGAAGCAACTGCAGCAAGACTTCGAGGAGAAATTGGATCGCAAGTAATAGTTGAAGTCAAAGCACCTCAAGGAGAAAGCGAAGAACTAACCCTTGAACGCCGCAGTGTTGATTTGCGCCCAGTTCGCACTCGCCGTCTAAGAGATAAGTCCCACACTATTGGATACCTTCGCATTACCCAATTCAGTGAGAGTGTTCCAAGCCAAGTCAAAGAAGCCCTTCAAGAACTTGCTGAAAAAGAAGTAGAAGGACTGGTTCTTGATTTGCGAAACAATTCAGGTGGACTAGTGAGCTCTGGACTAGCTGTCGCAGATGCTTTTCTTAGCAATAAACCAATAGTTGAAACCAAGAATCGTGAGGGTATTAGTGATGCCATACCTGCAGGGATTGATACTCTTTATGACGGTCCAATGGTGACTATTGTTAATGGGGGTACTGCAAGTGCAAGCGAGATCCTTGCAGGAGCTCTCCAAGATAATGATCGTTCTCAACTAATTGGGAGTAATACTTTTGGGAAGGGCCTAATACAGTCATTAAGCACCCTGAGTGATGGCAGTGGACTTGCAGTAACTGTTGCAAGCTATTTAACTCCCAATGGCATCGATATACAAAATCAAGGACTAAAACCCGACCGTCTTTTAGATATGCCAGAACCAATTAACCCAGGAAGTGATGAAGATCGTTGGATTCAAGATGCAGAACTACTTATGAGCGCCATTCTTGAACGTCAAATAATTGAAAAATCATCTACACATCCAATCAAATCAGATTCAACAGAAACCACCTTAGGCCTTGAAAATCAAATTCCTATGCCTAATTAA
- a CDS encoding HD domain-containing protein: MSQRTYHDPLHHGISLDSNNQAEAMVIELIDSAPFQRLRRIRQLGPAFLTFHGAESSRFTHSIGVFHIARKALNRLIGLDSGLKEHKGILYGAALLHDLGHTPLSHTGEEMFGLKHESWTARLIKEHPLIRDPLESYAKGTAIEVADLIEQDHSHYPVLKALVSSQLDCDRLDYLLRDSYSTGTRYGQLDLERILSALTIAPDGNLAIHPKGLMAVEHYLVVRNLMYRSVYNHRINEVCSWLLEQIICTARSLGPQKVWADSYMAKWLWESDKIELDTFLANDDIRTCYHLTRWQEEAPEVLAQACKRILNRNLLKALDVHHLNSESQLELLAKARKMVEKQGENPDYLCTLRHQKLESYQPYKKGLRLWDGEELKALENVSPLVAGLVNPAGAAWLIHPKEIHVELKKEINL; this comes from the coding sequence ATGAGCCAAAGGACTTATCACGACCCTCTGCATCACGGAATAAGCCTTGATAGCAATAACCAAGCAGAAGCGATGGTTATTGAACTAATAGATTCAGCTCCATTTCAACGATTGAGACGTATTAGGCAACTTGGGCCAGCATTTCTGACATTTCATGGAGCTGAATCAAGCCGGTTTACTCACTCGATTGGTGTTTTCCATATCGCCAGAAAAGCACTAAATAGATTAATAGGATTAGATTCTGGCCTAAAAGAACACAAAGGGATCCTTTATGGAGCAGCTCTACTTCATGACCTAGGGCACACACCTCTTAGTCATACAGGAGAAGAAATGTTTGGTCTAAAGCATGAAAGCTGGACCGCACGATTAATTAAAGAACATCCGTTAATTAGAGATCCTTTGGAGTCATATGCAAAAGGAACAGCAATCGAAGTCGCAGATCTTATTGAGCAAGATCACTCGCACTATCCAGTCCTAAAAGCACTTGTAAGTAGTCAACTTGATTGTGATCGTTTGGATTATTTATTGCGTGATAGCTATAGCACTGGGACTAGATATGGCCAACTGGATCTGGAGAGAATCCTCTCAGCTCTAACAATTGCTCCTGACGGAAATTTAGCTATTCATCCCAAAGGCCTAATGGCAGTTGAACATTATCTTGTTGTTAGGAATCTTATGTATCGAAGTGTATATAACCACAGAATTAATGAAGTTTGTAGCTGGTTACTAGAACAAATCATTTGTACTGCTCGGTCCTTGGGACCCCAAAAAGTTTGGGCTGATAGTTATATGGCCAAATGGCTTTGGGAGTCAGATAAAATTGAATTGGACACATTTCTAGCAAATGATGATATAAGAACTTGCTACCACTTAACAAGATGGCAAGAAGAAGCTCCTGAAGTACTTGCTCAAGCCTGCAAACGTATATTAAATCGAAACTTATTAAAAGCATTAGATGTCCATCATCTCAATAGCGAGTCTCAGTTAGAGTTACTAGCAAAGGCCAGAAAGATGGTTGAAAAGCAAGGGGAAAACCCTGACTATTTATGTACTTTACGCCACCAGAAACTAGAAAGTTATCAACCCTATAAAAAGGGTCTTCGTTTATGGGATGGCGAAGAGCTTAAAGCCTTAGAAAATGTTTCACCATTAGTTGCAGGATTAGTTAATCCTGCAGGAGCAGCTTGGTTAATTCACCCCAAAGAGATCCATGTAGAACTTAAAAAAGAAATCAATCTCTAG
- a CDS encoding acyl-CoA thioesterase → MIDKLDRKPWRIQKRVLPQHTDHAGVMWHGAYLNWLEEARVEALNQVGLPYKNLSEEGYEMPVISLEINYKSPLLHGQLVWLESWSLPRNRARWPWMTNFLRNGEVVAESKVDLVLVKNIDKKHRLIRNVPDHILSPLLKLQFGE, encoded by the coding sequence GTGATAGATAAATTAGATAGAAAACCTTGGAGAATTCAGAAAAGAGTATTGCCCCAGCATACTGATCATGCAGGAGTTATGTGGCATGGGGCGTATCTAAATTGGCTTGAGGAAGCAAGAGTGGAGGCTTTAAATCAGGTTGGTTTGCCTTATAAGAATCTTTCAGAGGAGGGATATGAAATGCCAGTAATTTCACTGGAGATTAATTATAAAAGTCCTCTTCTTCATGGGCAATTGGTTTGGCTTGAGAGTTGGTCATTGCCTAGAAATCGGGCACGTTGGCCATGGATGACTAATTTCTTGAGAAATGGAGAAGTGGTTGCTGAGTCGAAGGTTGATTTGGTACTTGTTAAAAATATTGATAAGAAGCATCGCCTGATTAGAAATGTGCCAGATCACATCTTAAGTCCTTTGCTGAAACTGCAGTTCGGGGAATAA
- the petB gene encoding cytochrome b6, whose amino-acid sequence MANSSPVYDWFQERLEIQDIADDVTSKYVPPHVNIFYCLGGITLVCFLIQFATGFAMTFYYKPTVTEAYSSVSALMTDVSFGWLIRSVHRWSASMMVLCLILHVFRVYLTGGFKRPRELTWITGVTMAVITVAFGVTGYSLPWDQVGYWAVKIVSGVPAAIPVIGDFMVELLRGGESVGQSTLTRFYSLHTFVLPWALAVFMLMHFLMIRKQGISGPL is encoded by the coding sequence ATGGCGAACTCCTCACCCGTCTATGACTGGTTCCAGGAACGTCTTGAAATTCAGGACATAGCGGATGACGTCACTTCAAAATACGTCCCACCTCACGTCAATATCTTTTATTGCTTGGGAGGAATCACTTTAGTTTGTTTTTTGATTCAGTTCGCGACTGGCTTCGCGATGACTTTTTACTACAAGCCAACTGTTACAGAGGCCTATAGCTCAGTTAGCGCTTTGATGACTGATGTGAGTTTTGGGTGGTTGATTCGCTCAGTGCATCGTTGGAGTGCCTCAATGATGGTGCTATGCCTAATCTTGCACGTCTTCCGTGTATATCTGACTGGAGGCTTTAAAAGGCCAAGAGAACTTACTTGGATTACAGGTGTGACTATGGCTGTGATTACTGTTGCATTTGGTGTAACTGGGTACTCACTCCCATGGGATCAAGTTGGTTATTGGGCTGTCAAAATTGTTTCTGGGGTGCCGGCTGCAATTCCAGTGATTGGAGATTTCATGGTTGAATTGCTCCGAGGTGGAGAAAGTGTCGGACAATCAACACTTACTCGCTTTTATAGTCTTCATACTTTTGTTCTGCCCTGGGCGCTTGCAGTTTTCATGCTCATGCACTTTCTTATGATTCGCAAACAAGGTATTTCTGGTCCCTTATAA
- the psbM gene encoding photosystem II reaction center protein PsbM yields METTNFGAAATLLFVAVPVLFLLGTFLVTNEGEKSSFLSAKGKGKIGPTI; encoded by the coding sequence ATGGAAACCACCAATTTTGGCGCTGCCGCCACCCTTCTTTTTGTAGCTGTTCCAGTGCTTTTCCTACTTGGGACATTTCTTGTTACCAATGAAGGAGAGAAGTCGAGTTTCTTATCTGCAAAGGGCAAGGGAAAAATCGGCCCAACAATATAA
- a CDS encoding HemK/PrmC family methyltransferase: MALLDISGAELLLWRRKLLSKGGRKVDIDWLLDIGGGVRWSQLQQIHLDPKRSLKLEEPLEYLEKLWCSHLEDQIPLQYLVGKCPWRDFELEISPAALIPRQETELLVDLALSKFDSDFLGLWADLGTGSGAIAVALGRSLPRSIGHAVDFSQDALSLAQRNLQQLSPIAQVSLHCGNWWEPLKPWWGSFGFALANPPYIPASLIDGLDPIIIRNEPYIALSGGADGLDAIREIVSGAFNAIRNEGWLFLEHHHDQSDDVLELMSQSGFQDVDFETDLQGIRRFALGRHQ, encoded by the coding sequence ATGGCACTCTTGGATATTTCTGGCGCAGAGTTATTGCTTTGGAGAAGAAAACTTTTATCAAAAGGTGGTAGGAAGGTTGATATAGATTGGCTTTTGGATATTGGGGGTGGAGTTCGTTGGAGTCAATTGCAACAAATTCATCTTGATCCAAAGCGCTCTTTAAAGCTTGAGGAACCATTGGAGTATTTAGAAAAACTCTGGTGTTCGCATTTAGAGGATCAGATCCCCTTGCAGTATTTAGTTGGCAAGTGTCCTTGGAGGGATTTTGAACTTGAGATAAGCCCTGCGGCATTAATTCCTAGGCAGGAGACGGAACTTTTAGTTGATTTGGCTTTAAGCAAATTCGACTCAGACTTTCTCGGCCTTTGGGCAGACTTGGGGACTGGCTCAGGCGCTATTGCTGTTGCCTTGGGAAGATCTTTGCCTCGTTCAATTGGACATGCTGTGGACTTTAGTCAGGATGCTTTATCTCTCGCTCAAAGGAATTTGCAGCAACTATCTCCTATTGCACAAGTAAGTCTTCATTGTGGTAATTGGTGGGAGCCTTTAAAACCTTGGTGGGGATCATTTGGTTTTGCCCTAGCAAATCCTCCTTATATTCCAGCTTCCCTGATAGACGGGCTTGACCCAATAATTATTAGAAATGAGCCATATATTGCTCTCTCTGGAGGAGCTGATGGCTTAGATGCGATTCGAGAAATAGTTAGTGGTGCTTTTAATGCTATTCGTAATGAAGGCTGGTTATTTCTTGAACACCATCATGATCAGAGTGATGATGTGTTGGAGCTTATGAGCCAGTCTGGTTTCCAAGATGTTGACTTTGAGACGGACCTGCAAGGTATAAGACGCTTTGCATTAGGTCGTCATCAATGA
- a CDS encoding glycoside hydrolase 100 family protein, with translation MAGRFSQQDQRVRPNSNEDQVIKRAKEHFERTLIEVAGKVGGSVAALEHPANNDALNYGEIFLRDNVPVMIYLLTQKRYDIVKHFLSVCLDLQSTTYQTRGVFPTSFVEEQGELIADYGQRSIGRITSADASLWWPILCWLYVRRSGDDSFGTSQRVQRGVQLLLDLVLHPTFEGTPVLFVPDCAFMIDRPMDVWGAPLEVEVLLYACLRSCIELMELSRKNQVSRLLDQRLVLTRQWVHDLRQFLLKHYWVTSKTMQVLRRRPTEQYGEDQHQNEFNVQPQVVPSWLQDWLENRGGYLIGNIRTGRPDFRFYSLGNSLACMFGVLTAPQQRALFRLVLHNREHLMAQMPMRICHPPMDGAEWQNKTGSDPKNWPWSYHNGGHWPSLLWFFGASIIRHEKRYPHADVLLMGQMRALLEECYWSQLNQLPRQKWAEYFDGPTGTWVGQQSRTYQTWTIVGFLLLHHLLRVAPEDVLMLDLEEIMP, from the coding sequence ATGGCTGGACGCTTCAGTCAACAAGACCAAAGAGTACGCCCCAACTCTAATGAAGACCAAGTTATCAAAAGGGCCAAAGAGCATTTCGAGCGCACATTGATCGAAGTTGCAGGAAAAGTTGGGGGAAGTGTGGCGGCACTTGAACATCCCGCAAACAACGATGCACTGAATTACGGAGAGATTTTTCTCCGTGACAACGTGCCAGTCATGATCTACCTCCTTACTCAGAAGCGCTATGACATCGTCAAACATTTCTTAAGTGTTTGCTTAGACCTACAAAGCACTACCTACCAAACTCGAGGAGTTTTTCCTACAAGCTTTGTTGAAGAGCAAGGGGAGTTAATTGCTGACTATGGTCAAAGATCGATAGGTCGTATTACATCTGCAGATGCAAGCCTTTGGTGGCCAATTTTGTGCTGGCTTTATGTAAGAAGAAGTGGAGACGACAGCTTTGGAACAAGTCAACGGGTTCAAAGAGGAGTTCAACTTCTGCTTGATCTAGTCCTTCATCCCACATTTGAAGGCACACCTGTTCTATTTGTTCCTGATTGTGCATTCATGATTGATCGCCCTATGGATGTATGGGGAGCGCCGCTAGAAGTAGAAGTCCTGCTATATGCCTGCCTTCGCAGCTGCATAGAGCTTATGGAACTCAGTCGAAAAAATCAGGTCAGTCGTCTCCTCGATCAAAGGCTTGTATTAACAAGGCAATGGGTCCATGACTTGCGCCAATTCCTACTGAAGCACTATTGGGTTACAAGTAAAACAATGCAGGTCCTTAGAAGAAGACCAACTGAACAATATGGCGAAGATCAGCACCAAAACGAATTCAATGTTCAGCCCCAAGTTGTTCCTTCTTGGCTACAAGACTGGCTAGAAAACCGAGGTGGGTATTTAATCGGCAACATTCGAACCGGTAGACCTGATTTCCGCTTCTATAGCCTTGGAAATTCACTGGCATGCATGTTTGGCGTCCTCACAGCTCCACAGCAAAGGGCTCTTTTTCGGCTTGTTCTTCATAACAGAGAGCATTTAATGGCCCAAATGCCAATGCGAATTTGTCACCCCCCTATGGATGGAGCAGAGTGGCAAAACAAGACTGGATCGGATCCTAAAAATTGGCCTTGGAGTTATCACAATGGAGGGCATTGGCCAAGTCTTCTTTGGTTCTTTGGAGCATCAATAATTCGTCACGAAAAGCGTTATCCACATGCTGACGTATTGCTGATGGGGCAAATGCGAGCACTCCTAGAGGAATGCTATTGGAGTCAACTAAATCAATTACCACGTCAAAAATGGGCCGAGTACTTCGATGGTCCAACCGGAACCTGGGTTGGACAGCAATCAAGGACATACCAAACTTGGACCATTGTGGGGTTTCTCTTGCTGCACCATCTTTTGAGAGTTGCCCCAGAAGATGTATTAATGCTTGATCTTGAAGAGATCATGCCTTAA
- the minC gene encoding septum site-determining protein MinC, with the protein MNKSQAEFQTINFPLSRKEDWRKVLPLKLIELQPGPIIINCLDWFLSCRDFQQINALLEKAGLKIKLIQSNVPETIISASSLGYQTYLNLKDSQHNLSNRKIAAPASDPKQSLLFHQGTLRSGESLEAEGDLLLFGDINPGAKVSAEGDVLVLGRLLGIAHAGKSGNNQAKIMALQLRPLQLRISNKVARGPEEKPQEGLAEEALIESGRIVIKPARTNSFKRN; encoded by the coding sequence ATGAATAAAAGTCAAGCAGAATTTCAAACCATTAATTTCCCATTGAGCCGTAAAGAAGATTGGAGGAAAGTGCTTCCTCTCAAACTAATTGAGCTCCAACCAGGACCAATCATAATTAATTGTCTAGACTGGTTTCTTAGTTGCAGAGATTTTCAACAAATAAATGCTTTATTAGAAAAAGCAGGCCTGAAAATAAAGCTCATTCAATCTAATGTACCTGAAACTATCATCAGTGCTTCATCACTGGGATATCAAACTTATTTAAACCTAAAAGACAGCCAACATAACTTAAGCAATAGAAAAATTGCAGCCCCCGCGTCAGACCCAAAACAATCTCTCCTGTTTCATCAAGGAACACTTAGGTCCGGAGAAAGTTTAGAGGCTGAGGGAGACCTTCTGTTATTTGGAGATATCAATCCAGGTGCAAAAGTTTCTGCAGAAGGAGACGTATTGGTCTTGGGAAGACTGCTTGGTATCGCCCATGCAGGCAAGTCAGGAAATAATCAGGCGAAAATCATGGCCCTTCAACTCAGACCACTTCAACTAAGAATTTCAAATAAAGTTGCCCGAGGCCCAGAAGAAAAGCCTCAAGAAGGCTTAGCTGAAGAAGCTCTTATTGAATCTGGACGAATTGTGATCAAACCAGCAAGAACAAATTCTTTTAAGCGTAACTGA
- a CDS encoding L-threonylcarbamoyladenylate synthase, translating to MNLNPCMMEEVKKICTYDSVDLSAKLQKGAAVIFPTDTLPALASCPLFASQLWEIKRRPANKPFILMGSNSNQLFEYISKKALKDAQLMAKKFWPGALTMVLPASGGIVEALNPGESNLGMRVPACELAIDLLSRSGPLATTSANLSGELPSTNAKDAAKNFPELPLLGPLPWPSASGLASTVILWRSSGRWQVLRSGSLTLEVGSN from the coding sequence ATGAATTTGAACCCTTGCATGATGGAAGAGGTGAAAAAAATTTGCACATATGATTCAGTTGATCTTTCTGCAAAATTGCAGAAAGGTGCTGCAGTTATATTCCCTACAGATACATTGCCAGCACTAGCATCATGCCCACTATTTGCATCTCAATTGTGGGAGATAAAACGTAGGCCAGCAAATAAACCTTTTATTTTGATGGGTTCGAATTCGAATCAATTATTCGAATATATATCTAAGAAGGCATTGAAGGATGCGCAATTAATGGCAAAGAAATTTTGGCCAGGTGCTCTTACTATGGTTTTACCGGCTTCAGGGGGAATCGTTGAGGCTCTTAATCCAGGCGAATCGAACCTAGGGATGAGAGTGCCAGCCTGTGAACTTGCTATTGACCTCCTGTCCAGGAGTGGTCCATTAGCTACAACTAGTGCAAACTTATCAGGAGAGCTTCCTTCTACGAATGCAAAAGATGCAGCAAAGAATTTCCCTGAGTTGCCATTGTTAGGTCCTCTTCCTTGGCCAAGCGCATCAGGGTTAGCCAGTACTGTGATCTTGTGGCGAAGCTCAGGCCGCTGGCAGGTTTTGCGAAGTGGTTCTTTGACTCTGGAAGTCGGTTCAAATTAA